One Anopheles marshallii chromosome 3, idAnoMarsDA_429_01, whole genome shotgun sequence genomic region harbors:
- the LOC128716163 gene encoding uncharacterized protein LOC128716163, with translation MTNTKNTQQSQGDASSSSRNDEWRKVHLENEELKRKIEQLESVVHAKSFDIAHIKAIVEPFSGEGTVRVETWIEKLEEAFRVLKLNKSQQLVAVCALLIETAAAFRSTVKFKDYDDCKAKLLEEFQAYKQCSDEGIVKELRNHKLVGQNVLKYVLEMIAIAKGHNIAEVDLVDIIIDGLGDTSHVVVMLYGAKTIAELKSLLPRYKKRRFISAMGQPSTTQSITYR, from the coding sequence ATGACGAATACGAAAAATACGCAACAGTCGCAGGGGGACGCTTCATCTTCTTCCCGGAACGACGAATGGAGAAAGGTTCACTTGGAAAACGAGGAACTGAAGCGTAAAATCGAACAACTGGAGTCCGTTGTACACGCGAAAAGTTTCGATATCGCGCATATCAAAGCGATTGTGGAACCGTTTAGTGGCGAAGGAACAGTACGTGTTGAAACGTGGATCGAGAAGCTGGAGGAGGCTTTTCGTGTGCTGAAATTGAACAAATCACAGCAACTAGTTGCTGTATGTGCTTTGTTGATCGAAACTGCAGCCGCTTTTCGTAGCACCGTTAAGTTCAAAGATTACGACGATTGTAAAGCGAAATTGCTGGAAGAATTTCAAGCTTACAAACAGTGCAGCGACGAAGGCATAGTAAAGGAGCTTCGGAATCACAAGTTGGTGGGCCAAAACGTATTGAAGTATGTGTTGGAGATGATTGCCATTGCCAAAGGGCACAATATCGCCGAAGTTGATTTGGTTGACATTATAATTGATGGTTTGGGAGATACTTCGCACGTCGTAGTAATGCTGTACGGAGCGAAAACTATCGCCGAACTGAAGAGTCTTCTGCCTAGATACAAAAAACGACGCTTCATTTCTGCAATGGGTCAACCATCTACAACCCAATCGATAACGTACAGATAA